One Trichoderma atroviride chromosome 7, complete sequence DNA segment encodes these proteins:
- a CDS encoding uncharacterized protein (EggNog:ENOG41): MPEAVAKSPKTPRRLKTGGEPLRQVQFLSPGSNTETKPAISSSSTSSAPFSSSTTASNGKSIHVNTATPAPDNQPSSFPQLGAAPNSSLASDQWHTSVDPTQSVKLPGQPFAGGFAGGFAGGFAAPGFAPGFTCAPPQTHLVGPFSALPQASAASFTTYVGFPPQHQSQHQPLPLQHHFITAASMADYQNAAPMPSGVNFQPPVPDTTFGPIPHVYVPRFDGGFVPAAVQQPTVAGIPVAHSSYVVAQQPAVVPQPFVGQQPVMIGGQPAAAAIPVHQMPAAVPAMGLSGVGGMPVFTGNGGQIPDVSGLGRTPGEETVRQHQFAHANKLFEPQEFKPSDDDPSRFYYVREVDGNWTQRNRFTIDHLGDCRWYVTDEGWFYAVRMPN, encoded by the exons ATGCCCGAAGCCGTGGCAAAGTCTCCCAAGACTCCTCGACGGCTCAAGACTGGAGGCGAGCCCCTTCGTCAGGTGCAATTCCTGAGCCCAGGCAGTAACACCGAGACCAAGCCCgcgatttcttcttcttccacctcctcggctcctttttcttcctccaccaccgCTTCCAACGGCAAGAGCATCCACGTCAACACCGCAACTCCCGCGCCCGACAACCAGCCCTCGAGCTTCCCGCAACTCGGCGCCGCGCCAAACAGCTCGCTCGCCTCTGACCAGTGGCACACGTCCGTTGACCCGACCCAGAGCGTCAAGTTGCCCGGCCAGCCGTTTGCAGGAGGCTTTGCAGGAGGCTTTGCAGGAGGCTTTGCAGCGCCCGGCTTTGCACCTGGCTTCACCTGCGCGCCACCGCAGACTCACCTCGTCGGCCCCTTTTCTGCTCTGCCCCAGGCTTCTGCTGCCTCCTTCACCACCTACGTCGGATTCCCTCCTCAGCATCAGTCTCAGCATCaacctctgcctcttcagcatcacttcatcaccgccgcAAGCATGGCCGACTACCAAAACGCAGCGCCGATGCCCTCTGGCGTCAACTTCCAGCCTCCGGTGCCCGACACCACGTTTGGGCCCATTCCCCACGTCTACGTGCCTCGTTTTGACGGCGGCTTCGTGCCCGCTGCTGTTCAA CAGCCAACCGTTGCCGGCATCCCAGTCGCGCACTCCAGCTACGTTgttgctcagcagcctgcCGTCGTCCCCCAGCCCTTCGTCGGCCAACAGCCAGTCATGATCGGCGGacagccagctgctgctgccatcccCGTTCACCAAatgcctgctgctgttccCGCCATGGGCCTGTCTGGCGTCGGCGGCATGCCCGTCTTTACAGGTAACGGTGGCCAAATCCCCGATGTGTCTGGTCTGGGCCGTACTCCTGGCGAAGAGACGGTGCGGCAGCACCAGTTTGCGCACGCAAACAAGCTGTTCGAGCCGCAGGAGTTTAAGCCGTCGGACGATGACCCATCCCGTTTCTACTATGTTCGCGAAGTTGACGGTAATTGGACTCAGCGCAACCGATTTACTATTGACCACCTGGGCGACTGTCGATGGTATGTCACCGACGAGGGCTGGTTCTACGCCGTGCGGATGCCCAATTAA
- a CDS encoding uncharacterized protein (BUSCO:EOG092D0JFU), producing the protein METTPAAKERNVLFQKLKPCCVKASQLAIREPEDPKSHRELQELVKQILDILNEQIRTDPLALDEKLAEYVSFPLSHIFRHLERYPMSLVEDCVRCLTILIVHGWKSKISAKLVQQLFSFLIFIIDGVPGSAKRDVPEETVLEAFRAETALLTTAGSSLVAAAGLSEPESIPVLGHGITVILDGVSEGATPEIQREALRTLEALYGAIKEHAALASFLPGTISSLAKVLSKPTRYKKLVMAKCLGATQVVLTKVLSDMRTRSILATETESQSDADKSKVLSPAWLKATVAQVQVALSVVMKLRTHEASEVREALGKLCITLLDECHTTLSNCTSILIETSVILDQGSDQDLMTETNLRYLVNIYPELGETIKSAVYGWMSSLPRLMQASDEKVKEQAVYNLSKGIELLRSLRIESSTLDDSIAITLRESIMSIVTTSKSHHSSVSNHVLLLEDGSSDSPTSRQSQFQPILLGYEGQKRLKSEVMGLLRTVGSMSQHAKIAADMLDCVRESTALNQMTAYWLCFELVKAAHAHSEHTDALLDLSAFTDQPDEINEVYEELYDFSVQVLDSHTETGEADWRLEAIALEIMAYAAHRSGEKFRPELIDVLFPVATLLGSDEGNLQQHAIAALNSIALSCQYSSVSELIIDNVDYMVNSVSLRLNTLDISPASTQVMKMMVRLAGPRLVPFLDDVVESMFAALENYHGYASFVESLFSVLKEIVDQAAQADGRLLTDVEQSSINHRKEAQKMEDLETLLQILDKRKEREERDRMEMENMEARGGHPGVPWTSDLAQGNNEDDQAQAEPPRDEEKPPNSPTYQLLQRVASLTQHYLTSPTPTLRRSLLELLTTAASVLAADEDSFLPLVNAIWPVVIARLHDPETFIVTEACETLSGLCQAAGDFLSTRWKTEWGDGLRDWCRKTKQQASRDGGRSNMSSSKSLPQSTPGKQIVIPIRSSNGLDVQPISVKSTEPSGGLGQHASPVRIWEAVVKLLTAIISYVRVEDEMFDEILDLLADVMERNDEVRDALEVVNADAVWAVRYERGLVEAMPAPVLEGTVFPEMTC; encoded by the exons ATGGAGACAACTCCAGCCGCAAAAGAACGAAACGTGCTGTTTCAGAAG CTGAAGCCATGCTGTGTTAAAGCAAGCCAGCTGGCAATCCGGGAGCCTGAAGACCCGAAAAGCCATCGAGAGCTGCAGGAGCTTGTCAAGCAGATCCTCGACATCTTAAATGAGCAGATCAGGACGGATCCCCTGGCCCTTGATGAAAAACTAGCAGAATACGTCTCCTTTCCGCTGTCTCACATTTTTCGCCATTTGGAACGATACCCCATGAGTCTGGTGGAAGACTGCGTCAGATGCTTGACTATTCTCATTGTCCACGGCTGGAAATCCAAGATATCCGCCAAGCtcgtgcagcagctgttcaGTTTCCTCATATTCATCATCGATGGCGTTCCGGGATCTGCAAAGAGAGATGTGCCCGAAGAAACGGTGCTCGAGGCGTTCCGTGCCGAAACCGCACTGCTTACTACCGCAGGGTCATCCCTTGTGGCCGCAGCAGGGCTCTCTGAGCCCGAGTCGATACCAGTGCTGGGTCATGGAATTACAGTCATCTTAGATGGCGTATCAGAAGGTGCGACTCCAGAAATCCAGCGCGAGGCGCTGCGAACGTTGGAGGCCCTCTATGGAGCCATCAAGGAGCACGCTGCGCTAGCCAGCTTTCTACCAGGAACAATCTCGTCGCTTGCCAAGGTCCTATCAAAGCCAACTCGATATAAAAAGCTGGTCATGGCAAAATGCCTTGGAGCTACACAAGTGGTTTTAACAAAAGTGCTATCTGATATGCGAACCCGATCCATTCTCGCCACGGAGACGGAAAGCCAGAGTGACGCTGATAAATCCAAGGTGCTTAGCCCTGCGTGGCTCAAGGCTACTGTGGCCCAAGTTCAAGTTGCCTTGTCAGTGGTGATGAAGCTACGAACTCACGAGGCATCCGAAGTCCGTGAAGCCTTGGGGAAGTTGTGCATTACTTTGCTGGACGAATGCCACACTACGCTATCAAACTGCACATCCATTCTCATCGAGACATCGGTGATTCTTGACCAAGGGTCCGATCAAGACTTGATGACGGAGACGAACCTGAGATATTTGGTAAATATATACCCGGAGCTGGGAGAAACCATCAAGTCGGCTGTCTACGGCTGGATGTCGAGCCTCCCCCGTCTTATGCAGGCAAGCGACGAAAAAGTAAAGGAGCAAGCGGTCTATAACTTGTCAAAGGGGATTGAGTTACTCCGAAGCTTAAGGATTGAATCCTCTACGCTCGATGATTCAATCGCCATCACTTTGAGAGAAAGCATAATGTCCATCGTCACCACGTCTAAAAGCCACCACTCTAGCGTTAGCAATCATGTACTACTGTTGGAAGATGGGTCTTCCGATTCGCCTACATCGAGGCAGTCGCAGTTTCAACCGATTCTACTGGGCTATGAAGGTCAAAAGAGGTTAAAGAGCGAAGTAATGGGTCTTTTACGAACTGTTGGCTCCATGTCGCAGCATGCAAAGATTGCTGCCGATATGCTGGACTGTGTTCGAGAATCAACAGCTCTCAATCAAATGACTGCGTATTGGCTCTGTTTTGAATTGGTCAAGGCAGCACATGCTCATTCTGAGCACACAGATGCGCTGCTTGATCTATCAGCCTTTACCGATCAACCAGATGAAATAAATGAGGTATATGAAGAGTTATACGACTTTTCCGTCCAAGTATTGGACTCACACACCGAGACGGGAGAAGCCGATTGGCGtttggaagccattgctcTCGAAATAATGGCGTACGCTGCACACAGATCTGGTGAAAAATTCAGACCAGAGCTCATCGACGTGCTCTTCCCCGTCGCCACGCTTCTGGGATCGGATGAAGGCAATCTACAACAGCATGCCATTGCTGCACTGAATAGTATAGCGCTCTCATGCCAGTATTCCAGCGTGTCTGAGCTGATTATTGACAACGTTGATTACATGGTCAACTCCGTCTCACTACGCCTGAATACGTTGGACATTTCTCCCGCATCAACGCAGGTAATGAAAATGATGGTGCGGTTGGCGGGGCCCCGTCTAGTGCCGTTCTtggatgatgttgttgagtCAATGTTTGCTGCCCTGGAGAATTATCACGGATATGCGTCTTTTGTGGAAAGCCTTTTCTCAGTCTTGAAAGAGATTGTTGACCAGGCAGCCCAGGCAGACGGACGACTTTTAACCGACGTTGAGCAATCATCCATTAACcacagaaaagaagcacagaagatggaagacttggaaaCTCTCTTGCAGATTCTCGATAAacgcaaagagagagaggagcgGGATAgaatggaaatggaaaacATGGAGGCCAGAGGTGGACACCCCGGAGTTCCGTGGACGAGCGATCTGGCACAAGGAAATAATGAAGACGACCAAGCGCAGGCTGAGCCTCCCAGGGACGAAGAGAAGCCGCCAAATTCTCCTACATaccagcttctgcagcgaGTGGCATCGCTCACGCAACACTACTTGACGTCTCCGACACCGACGCTCCGAAGGTCGCTACTGGAACTTCTCACCACGGCTGCATCCGTCCTTGCTGCTGACGAGGACTCGTTTCTTCCCCTTGTCAATGCAATCTGGCCCGTGGTCATCGCTAGGCTACACGACCCCGAGACATTCATTGTCACTGAGGCATGTGAAACCTTGTCTGGGCTGTGCCAAGCGGCAGGAGACTTCCTTAGTACTCGGTGGAAGACGGAGTGGGGAGACGGGCTCCGCGACTGGTGCCGCAAAACCAAGCAGCAGGCCTCGAGAGATGGAGGCCGCTCAAACAtgtcttcttcaaagagtCTCCCGCAATCTACACCAGGGAAGCAAATTGTGATTCCCATACGATCAAGCAATGGTCTTGACGTGCAGCCAATTTCTGTAAAGTCGACAGAGCCCAGCGGAGGGCTCGGGCAGCATGCTTCTCCGGTGAGGATATGGGAAGCAGTGGTGAAGCTCCTCACAGCCATCATATCGTACGTGAGAGTCGAGGATGAGATGTTTGATGAGATTCTGGACCTGCTTGCCGATGTCATGGAAAGAAATGACGAGGTGAGAGATGCTCTCGAGGTTGTCAATGCGGATGCGGTCTGGGCTGTGAGATATGAGCGCGGGCTTGTGGAGGCGATGCCGGCGCCGGTGTTGGAAGGGACTGTGTTTCCAGAAATGACATgctag
- a CDS encoding uncharacterized protein (EggNog:ENOG41~TransMembrane:16 (o63-83i104-127o133-152i159-177o192-211i298-316o322-344i356-375o454-474i538-559o571-597i977-1001o1021-1048i1109-1135o1211-1229i1236-1257o)), whose protein sequence is MDPYSEQKVLLHTGSFTGYRPHRELGSNYLAANASCNNFCGNEEGWGPLSPFRYDFTPCFVDVWIAAVSVYGILFGAIAIWWLKKKKQELPTSKNAHFWIKQTLLGAIIADVIVQFAFQIVSYGSIWFRDFRAWTTVALALSLFVIFTIQWLEHSRLRNANGVVLFYWLLLIISFAVKQRSLVSQQLYAKSLPYFITYTVGVGLTVAEFLVEWLWPRSLDNGYEAILDEEECPQDYATVFSKLTFSWMTPLMRRGYKIFLTENDLWGLARADQTRNTGVALEEAWKYELKHRPNSPSLWLALFRAYGGPYVTAAFFKAGNDVAQYIQPQLLRLLIAFVASYNLGETPQPIIQGASIALAMFACAVFQTTMVHQYFQLAFETGMRIKGGLASTIYRKSLRLSNEGRSSKSTGDIVNYMAVDAQRLQDLTQFAQQAWSAPFQIAICMVSLYNLVGWSMMAGVVVMIIMMPVQGFVARMMRNLQKDQMKNKDARSRLINEIINNMKSIKLYAWGSAFMAKLNFVRNEQELKNLRRIGATQAVANFTWNTAPFFVSCSTFTVFVLTQDRPLTTDIVFPALALFNLLTFPLAVLPMVITSIVEASVAVGRLTAFLTAEELQADAVTVRESPQEMGEETVLIRDGTFSWNRHEDKNALTDINFTAYKGELSCVVGRVGAGKSSFLQSVLGGLYKVKGSAEVRGTIAYGSQQCWVLNATVKENIVFGYKWDPEFYEKTIKACALIDDFAQLPDGDETVVGERGISLSGGQRARVSLARAVYARADIYLLDDVLSAVDSHVGRHIIENVLGPRGLLSTKTRILATNAISVLKQASYITLLKDGEIVERGTYEQLIARKGLVADLLRTAGHDSTSPSSGSSSGESSETSTVIEPLSTQDKEELEEAQEQVPEMAPIKTGSAMMDKPRSSSMATLRRASTASFKGPRGKLTDEEVAGASKTKQAKEHVEQGKVKWSVYGEYARENNLYAVAIYIIALLTAQTANIGGSVWLKEWAEKNQYVGSNDHIGKYIGIYFAFGIGSSLLTVLQTLILWIFCSIEASRKLHERMANAIFRSPMSFFDTTPAGRILNRFSSDIYRVDEVLARTFNMLFVNVAKSGFTLIIISVSTPAFIALIVPIALAYYWIQRYYLRTSRELKRLDSVSRSPIYAHFQESLGGVATIRAYRQIERFQLENEWRVDANLRAYFPSISANRWLAVRLEFIGAVVILAAAGFAIVSVASHSGLSAGLVGLAMSYALQITTSLNWIVRQTVEVETNIVSVERVLEYARLPSEAPEIIPSKRPSVSWPAKGEVDFKNYSTRYREGLDLVLKNINLDIKTHEKIGVVGRTGAGKSSLTLALFRLIEPVTGQIDIDNLNTSSIGLLDLRRRLAIIPQDAALFEGTVRDNLDPGHVHDDSELWSVLDHARLKDHVADMEGGLEAKINEGGSNLSQGQRQLVSLARAMLTPSNILVLDEATAAVDVETDAMLQATLRSPLFANRTIITVAHRLNTILDSDRVVVLDKGEVAEFDTPSELYKKQGIFYNLMRQAGLEIDS, encoded by the exons ATGGATCCGTACAGCGAGCAAAAGGTGCTGCTGCACACCGGCTCGTTCACCGGTTACCGACCACACAGGGAGCTGGGCAGCAACTATCTCGCCGCCAACGCCTCTTGCAACAACTTCTGCGGCAATGAAGAGGGATGGGGCCCCCTGAGTCCGTTCCGATACGACTTCACGCCGTGCTTCGTCGACGTCTGGATCGCTGCTGTCTCCGTATATGGAATCCTCTttggcgccatcgccatctggtggctgaagaagaagaagcaggagtTGCCGACGTCTAAGAATGCGCATTTCTGGATTAAACAG ACCTTACTCGGagccatcattgccgacgTCATCGTTCAATTCGCTTTCCAAATCGTTAGCTATGGAAGCATCTGGTTTCGCGACTTCCGAGCCTGGACTACAGTTGCCCTCGCCTTGTCCTTATTCGTCATCTTTACAATCCAATGGCTGGAACATTCACGCTTGAGAAACGCAAACGGGGTTGTGCTATTCtactggctgctgctcatcatCTCATTCGCGGTGAAGCAGCGCTCCTTGGTGTCGCAGCAGCTCTATGCCAAGAGCCTTCCGTATTTCATCACCTACACTGTCGGGGTCGGCCTCACCGTGGCCGAGTTTTTGGTCGAGTGGCTGTGGCCCCGTTCGCTGGATAACGGATATGAAGCCATTCTCGACGAAGAGGAGTGCCCTCAAGACTACGCCAccgtcttctccaagctcacCTTCTCGTGGATGACACCACTGATGAGACGCGGTTACAAGATCTTCTTGACCGAAAACGATCTCTGGGGGCTCGCTCGAGCTGACCAGACCAGGAACACGGGCGTGGCTCTCGAAGAAGCGTGGAAGTACGAGCTCAAGCACCGACCCAACTCACCGTCACTTTGGCTGGCCCTATTCCGAGCCTACGGAGGCCCCTACGTCACGGCCGCTTTCTTCAAGGCTGGAAATGATGTTGCACAGTACATCCAGCCGCAGctccttcgtcttctcaTTGCGTTCGTCGCGTCTTATAACCTTGGAGAGACTCCCCAGCCCATCATTCAGGGCGCTTCTATTGCGCTTGCCATGTTTGCTTGTGCCGTCTTCCAAACCACAATGGTTCACCAATATTTCCAACTTGCTTTTGAAACTGGTATGCGTATCAAGGGTGGTCTGGCCTCGACAATTTATCGAAAGTCGTTGCGACTGTCCAACGAGGGACGATCATCCAAGTCTACTGGTGACATTGTCAACTACATGGCAGTCGATGCCCAACGTCTCCAAGATCTCACTCAGTTTGCCCAGCAAGCCTGGTCGGCGCCATTCCAAATTGCCATCTGCATGGTTTCCTTGTATAACCTTGTTGGATGGTCTATGATGGCAGGTGTCGTCGTCATGATCATCATGATGCCCGTGCAAGGCTTCGTCGCCCGAATGATGAGAAACCTGCAAAAGGATCAGATGAAGAACAAGGATGCCAGAAGTCGATTGATCAACgaaatcatcaacaacatgAAGAGTATCAAGCTCTATGCCTGGGGCTCTGCCTTTATGGCTAAGCTGAACTTTGTCCGAAACGAGCAAGAGTTGAAGAATCTTCGCAGGATTGGCGCGACCCAAGCTGTGGCCAACTTCACCTGGAACACGGCGcccttcttcgtctcctgCTCCACCTTTACCGTTTTCGTTCTCACCCAGGATCGCCCTCTGACTACGGATATTGTCTTCCCTGCTCTCGCCCTGTTCAACCTCCTGACCTTCCCTCTGGCTGTGCTTCCCATGGTCATCACCTCCATCGTGGAGGCTTCCGTTGCTGTTGGCCGTCTCACCGCCTTCCTCACCGCCGAAGAGCTACAGGCAGATGCCGTTACTGTTAGAGAATCCCCCCAGGAAATGGGCGAGGAAACCGTTCTCATCCGAGATGGTACCTTCTCTTGGAACCGCCACGAAGATAAGAATGCGCTGACAGACATCAACTTCACTGCCTACAAGGGAGAGCTATCATGCGTTGTCGGCCGAGTTGGAGCCGGCAAGTCCTCGTTCTTGCAAAGTGTTCTTGGTGGTTTATACAAGGTAAAGGGCTCCGCAGAAGTTAGGGGAACTATTGCATATGGCTCTCAACAATGCTGGGTTCTCAATGCCACCGTCAAGGAAAACATTGTCTTTGGATATAAATGGGACCCCGAGTTTTACGAAAAGACCATCAAGGCTTGTGCTCTGATTGATGATTTTGCACAACTCCCTGACGGCGATGAGACTGTCGTGGGTGAGCGAGGTATTTCTCTTAGCGGTGGCCAAAGAGCTCGTGTCTCGTTGGCTCGCGCTGTCTATGCCAGAGCCGATATTTACCTTCTCGACGATGTTCTCTCAGCTGTGGATTCCCACGTCGGCCGACACATTATTGAAAATGTCCTTGGACCCCGGGGTTTGCTTTCTACCAAGACCCGTATCCTGGCCACGAACGCTATTTCTGTCTTGAAACAAGCCAGCTACATCACCCTTCTCAAGGATGGGGAAATTGTCGAGAGAGGAACCTACGAGCAGCTCATTGCTAGAAAGGGACTTGTTGCCGATCTCCTGAGAACTGCAGGCCATGATTCCACCAGTCCCTCTAGCGGTAGCTCCAGCGGAGAATCTAGCGAAACGTCTACTGTCATCGAACCTCTCAGCACTCAAGACAAGGAAGAActggaagaagcacaagaGCAAGTTCCTGAAATGGCACCCATTAAGACTGGGTCCGCTATGATGGACAAGCCAAGATCAAGCAGTATGGCGACTTTGCGACGTGCTAGCACAGCCAGTTTCAAGGGACCTCGCGGCAAGCTTACGGACGAAGAAGTCGCGGGAGCctccaaaacaaaacaagccAAAGAGCACGTCGAGCAGGGCAAGGTCAAATGGTCAGTCTACGGCGAGTATGCCAGGGAAAACAACCTTTACGCCGTGGCCATTTACATAATTGCGCTTCTCACCGCGCAGACGGCCAACATTGGTGGCTCGGTCTGGCTGAAGGAATGGGCCGAGAAGAACCAGTATGTTGGCTCCAACGACCACATCGGAAAGTACATTGGTATCTATTTTGCCTTTGGTATCGGCTCTTCCCTCTTGACAGTTCTCCAAACGCTCATTCTATGGATCTTCTGCTCCATTGAAGCCTCTCGGAAGCTCCACGAGCGTATGGCCAACGCTATTTTCAGGTCTCCCATGTCTTTCTTTGATACCACCCCGGCCGGTCGAATCTTGAACCGATTCTCTAGTGATATTTACCGTGTCGACGAAGTCTTGGCCCGGACATTCAATATGCTCTTCGTCAACGTCGCCAAGTCTGGCTTcactctcatcatcatctccgtATCCACGCCTGCTTTTATCGCTCTCATTGTACCCATTGCACTGGCATACTACTGGATCCAACGCTACTACCTCCGAACTTCGCGTGAGCTCAAGCGTCTGGACAGTGTCAGCCGTAGTCCCATCTACGCTCACTTCCAAGAGTCGCTCGGAGGCGTCGCCACAATTCGCGCCTACCGTCAAATCGAGAGATTCCAACTTGAAAATGAGTGGAGAGTTGATGCCAATCTTCGCGCCTATTTCCCATCCATCAGTGCCAACCGTTGGCTCGCTGTTAGACTTGAGTTCATTGGAGCCGTGGTCAtccttgccgccgccggtTTTGCCATTGTCTCCGTTGCAAGCCACAGCGGTCTTAGTGCTGGTCTCGTTGGTCTGGCCATGTCTTATGCCCTGCAGATTACCACCTCTCTCAACTGGATCGTTCGTCAGACAGTTGAGGTCGAGACCAACATTGTATCTGTCGAGCGAGTGCTTGAATACGCCCGACTGCCCAGTGAAGCCCCCGAGATTATCCCTAGCAAGCGCCCCTCTGTTTCTTGGCCTGCCAAGGGTGAGGTCGACTTTAAGAACTACAGCACTCGTTATCGTGAGGGCTTGGACTTGGTTCTGAAGAACATCAATCTCGACATCAAGACCCATGAGAAGATTGGAGTTGTTGGCCGAACCGGTGCCGGCAAGTCTTCTTTGACGCTGGCTCTGTTCCGACTCATTGAGCCAGTCACTGGTCAAATCGATATTGATAACCTCAACACCTCGTCTATTGGCTTGTTGGATCTCCGACGCCGTCTTGCTATCATCCCTCAGGACGCAGCTCTCTTTGAGGGCACTGTTCGTGACAACCTCGACCCGGGCCACGTACACGATGACAGCGAGCTATGGAGCGTACTAG ACCACGCTCGTCTGAAAGACCATGTGGCCGACATGGAAGGCGGCCTTGAAGCAAAGATTAACGAAGGCG GCTCTAATCTTTCTCAGGGGCAAAGACAGCTCGTGTCATTAGCCCGTGCCATGCTCACTCCGTCCAACATTCTGGTTCTGGATGAAGCTACTGCCGCTGTCGACGTAGAGACAGATGCCATGCTTCAGGCCACGCTGCGATCTCCACTGTTTGCGAACCGAACAATCATTACCGTTGCGCACAGACTCAACACCATTCTGGACAGCGATCGCGTCGTCGTGCTTGACAAGGGCGAAGTGGCAGAGTTTGATACACCGAGCGAGCTGTACAAGAAGCAAGGCATCTTTTACAACCTCATGAGACAGGCGGGTCTTGAGATTGATTCTTGA
- a CDS encoding uncharacterized protein (EggNog:ENOG41) — translation MASEGPFPLLAHPFRSPARGAVAYEMGNTSAKNALVFIGGLKDGPHSTPYIRTVARRLEKTPELGYSVFEARIRSSFDGFGTSTLAHDVQDISALVKYLRSIGRDKIILFGHSTGCQDCMEYTKYAKYANEPVDGFVLQAPVSDRESLDTFIPNWHSKLDYADKMIAEGKGGDCLPAEQSIAMLNAPISANRFHDLFAKGGADDYFSSDLDPETVAGFWGRFNKPVLVLHSEKDEFVPATVDQAALNKKYQAASSFVSPLSGLIPGTGHTVLQEEAREWLAGRTVEFLRTIT, via the exons ATGGCGTCTGAAggcccttttccccttttaGCTCATCCTTTCCGGTCCCCGGCTCGAGGCGCCGTCGCCTACGAGATGGGAAATACATCAGCCAAGAATGCGCTCGTCTTTATTGGAGGCCTGAAAGACGGCCCTCATTCGACGCCGTATATTCGGACTGTTGCCAGACGCCTGGAAAAGACTCCGGAGCTGGGCTACTCTGTGTTTGAAGCACGAATCAGAAGCTCGTTTGATGGTTTCGGGACCTCAACCCTGGCGCACGATGTTCAAGATATATCTGCACTTGTCAAGTATCTTCGCTCCATTGGTCGGGACAAGATCATTCTATTCGGCCACTCAACCGGATGCCAG GATTGTATGGAGTATACAAAATACGCAAAATATGCCAACGAACCCGTAGATGGCTTCGTTCTGCAAGCGCCTGTCTCAGACAGGGAGTCTCTGGATACCTTCATTCCAAATTGGCACTCCAAGCTCGACTATGCTGATAAAATGATTGCCGAGGGCAAAGGTGGCGACTGCTTGCCTGCTGAGCAGTCGATTGCCATGCTGAACGCGCCGATATCCGCCAACAGGTTCCACGACCTGTTTGCCAAAGG CGGCGCCGATGATTACTTTTCTTCCGATCTTGATCCCGAAACAGTAGCAGGCTTTTGGGGCCGGTTCAACAAACCTGTGCTTGTACTACACTCGGAAAAGGACGAGTTTGTGCCGGCAACGGTTGATCAAGCTGCGTTGAACAAGAAGTATCAGGCCGCGAGCTCGTTTGTGAGCCCATTGTCTGGCCTCATTCCCGGAACGGGTCACACTGTCttgcaagaagaagctcgagaGTGGCTAGCGGGAAGAACTGTAGAGTTTCTTCGCACCATTACTTAA
- a CDS encoding uncharacterized protein (TransMembrane:1 (i199-217o)~BUSCO:EOG092D3ZKF), whose product MSSLWNAFTGGNKPAQQQPQQHQPFTPDAAPPTTNLYDPTQGAGVESFLQSSAFADPSQLHPLAGLNRDTLEYLSLEDSTLSDLPGGQSVLPSRGFTDDLCYGTGITYLTALSIGGAWGFQEGLRRSAGQPPKLRLNAVLNAMTRRGPFLGNNAGVVAITYNCINSLIGFLRGEHDAFNTIAAGGLSGMVFKSTRGVRPMMISGGLVASLAGVWAIARQSFFPVPERHAEHAAL is encoded by the exons ATGTCTTCTCTATGGAATGCATTCACCGGAGGCAACAAGcctgcccagcagcagccgcagcaacaccagcccTTCACTCCCGATGCTGCCCCTCCCACCACCAACCTCTACGACCCAACCCAAGGCGCGGGCGTTGAGTCCTTCTTGCAGAGCTCGGCCTTTGCGGATCCGTCACAACTACACCCCCTCGCCGGATTGAACAGAGACACCCTGGAATATCTCTCCCTCGAAGACTCAACGCTATCCGACCTGCCGGGTGGCCAATCCGTCCTCCCCTCTCGAGGATTCACCGACGACCTTTGCTATGGCACCGGCATCACCTACCTGACGGCACTGTCGATAGGAGGTGCATGGGGATTCCAAGAAGGCCTGCGAAGGTCTGCCGGCCAGCCTCCCAAGCTGCGACTCAATGCCGTCCTCAATGCCATGACAAGGCGGGGTCCATTCCTGGGCAACAACGCCGGTGTTGTCGCCATCACATACAACTGCATCAACTCGCTGATTGGGTTCCTACGCGGTGAGCACGATGCTTTCAACACAATCGCTGCTGGTGGACTCAGCGGTATGGTTTTCAAGAGCACCAGGGGTGTTCGACCAATGATGATTTCCGGCGGTCTAGTGGCCTCCCTGGCCGGTGTTTGGGCG ATTGCACGACAGTCATTCTTCCCCGTCCCTGAGCGACATGCCGAGCACGCCGCATTGTAA